From the genome of Thiofilum sp., one region includes:
- a CDS encoding RepB family plasmid replication initiator protein, with protein MTKRQLVVKSNKVVEASYRLTLNEQRLILLCIAQIKKGQVVNRLDRFEVSANEFAKVFNVGLDQAYRELQQVAERLYERSVTIANPDPDDPRISYTKTRWISSIDYLPNYGSVVLQFAHRMIPYISMLEGSFTMYRLESISKMGSAYSIRLYELLMQWREVGKREIALEDLRNILQLEGRYSAIKDFKVRVLEPALRDINEYSDLEASYTQRKAGRIVSHLIFHFKPKPNAKPMTNPKPKAKRITKAEIEKAARPGESYEEVKARLEEQLKLAL; from the coding sequence ATGACCAAACGTCAACTGGTGGTTAAATCTAATAAAGTAGTTGAGGCGAGTTACAGACTTACATTAAACGAACAACGCTTGATTTTGCTCTGTATTGCACAGATTAAAAAAGGACAAGTCGTAAATAGATTGGACAGGTTTGAAGTCTCTGCCAATGAGTTTGCAAAAGTCTTTAATGTTGGTCTTGATCAGGCTTACCGTGAACTTCAGCAAGTAGCTGAGCGCTTGTATGAACGTTCTGTCACCATTGCCAATCCTGATCCTGATGACCCTCGTATTAGTTATACCAAAACTCGTTGGATTTCCTCCATAGACTATTTGCCTAACTATGGCTCAGTAGTACTGCAATTTGCTCACCGCATGATTCCCTATATCTCAATGCTGGAGGGTAGCTTCACCATGTACCGCTTGGAATCTATTAGCAAAATGGGGAGTGCTTACAGTATTCGACTTTACGAATTGCTCATGCAGTGGAGGGAGGTAGGCAAACGGGAAATTGCTTTGGAGGATTTACGGAATATTCTTCAACTTGAAGGACGCTACTCTGCCATTAAGGATTTTAAGGTGCGAGTACTAGAACCCGCTCTACGTGACATCAATGAGTACTCTGATTTAGAAGCCAGCTATACCCAGCGCAAAGCGGGACGGATAGTGAGTCATTTAATCTTTCACTTTAAGCCCAAACCCAACGCTAAACCTATGACTAATCCCAAGCCTAAAGCTAAACGCATTACTAAGGCAGAAATTGAAAAAGCGGCACGTCCGGGGGAGAGTTATGAGGAGGTAAAGGCTCGATTGGAAGAACAGTTAAAGTTGGCACTTTAG
- a CDS encoding DNA-binding protein produces MSRNEYDFTLKFLLNDNQVDPSIYVESLGEAGCDDAIIGIGEKGKIALQFNREAASALEAVTSAINEVLSVIPDAKLIEATPDLVGLTEIAEIIGFSRQNMRQLVIRHAQSFPEPVYSGSLSLWHLLTVLNWFEEKQGKSIATSLKEIAETNMQLNLMREAKKINKSLTSNLLNLLAVKQVF; encoded by the coding sequence ATGAGCCGTAACGAATACGATTTTACCTTAAAATTTTTACTTAACGACAATCAGGTAGATCCTAGTATTTACGTTGAGTCTTTAGGTGAAGCAGGTTGTGATGATGCGATTATTGGTATTGGTGAAAAAGGTAAAATTGCACTGCAATTTAATCGCGAAGCAGCCTCCGCTTTAGAAGCCGTAACGTCCGCCATTAATGAGGTTTTAAGCGTTATTCCTGATGCCAAACTCATTGAGGCTACTCCTGACCTAGTAGGACTGACCGAAATAGCAGAAATCATCGGTTTTTCGCGTCAGAATATGCGTCAATTAGTCATACGTCATGCTCAATCTTTTCCAGAGCCTGTTTACTCAGGATCACTGAGTTTATGGCATTTATTAACGGTATTAAATTGGTTTGAAGAAAAGCAAGGTAAATCAATTGCTACCAGCCTTAAAGAAATAGCAGAAACCAATATGCAGCTTAATTTGATGAGGGAAGCCAAAAAGATTAATAAAAGTTTGACCAGTAATTTATTGAATTTACTAGCAGTCAAGCAGGTTTTTTGA